The Clostridioides difficile genome has a segment encoding these proteins:
- the cas3 gene encoding CRISPR-associated helicase Cas3' → MLYAKSNPVETLREHTDELLKQMNILREHYGSSIKSLNFLDEEEFWQLLDFVIEFHDIGKAFSPFQNLIRSKIDIETNEPKIVTHLENNIGHNYISPAFIDYSRVDMGKDRELMSVLNQVIVYHHERDVFIDKDFKNLIQKILDEDLINKVYELQHEFKVRYPIKTKKLSKVYLQSVEKRIDKNHKYYNLYIMLKGILHRLDHSASAHEVVECNSVMNIGEHTENYLMKEFGSLREAQSFAKSNRDKNIILIASTGIGKTETALIWIDKDKAFFTLPLRISINALFDRAKNISGVEDSNDTFLGLLHSTAIDYLEESNQEHSNEIVDLAKLLSCKLTFSTIDQIFKFPFLYRGYEKVYSTLAYSKVVIDEIQAYSPEIAAVLVKGIEMIYKIGGRFMIMTATMPTIYIDELKKRGVIDSNLAELTCNAEKIRHCVSIVESSINENLDKITQSGMSKKVLVIVNTVKSAVEKYELIENMISSKGIDTNINLLHSMYIQEDRAKLEKYIKEFEDSDSTGIWITTQLVEASLDIDFDELHTENSILDSLFQRFGRCYRSREYKENSPNIFIYTEKATGIGSIYDEKIVKNGLELLKASINDKEYLKMEEKSKVEMVKILYSKKSLEGTDFQKKFTSALNILDTITPYSLGSKDAQNILRNIEGYTVIPEDIYNKIEETLIKNYKNLGEELTEAYSNEDQQLIHEIKSKRKKVRREIIKKSVNIPKYKAKQNIVDIDVKGLEDLKILLYKYDIHENEHTKQIFGKGVLIGKEIDQII, encoded by the coding sequence ATGTTATATGCTAAATCTAATCCAGTAGAGACTCTCAGAGAACATACTGATGAGCTTTTAAAGCAAATGAATATCTTAAGAGAACACTATGGGTCAAGTATAAAGAGTTTGAATTTTTTAGATGAAGAAGAATTTTGGCAATTACTTGATTTTGTTATAGAATTCCATGATATTGGAAAAGCATTTTCTCCATTTCAAAATTTAATAAGAAGTAAAATAGATATTGAAACAAATGAACCTAAAATAGTAACTCATCTAGAAAATAATATAGGTCATAATTATATTTCTCCTGCATTTATTGATTATAGTCGTGTAGATATGGGAAAAGATAGAGAACTGATGTCAGTGTTAAATCAAGTTATTGTATATCACCATGAAAGGGATGTTTTTATAGATAAAGATTTTAAAAATCTAATACAGAAAATATTAGATGAAGATTTAATAAATAAAGTTTATGAACTACAACATGAATTTAAAGTTAGATATCCAATAAAAACAAAAAAATTAAGTAAAGTATATCTACAAAGCGTAGAAAAAAGAATAGATAAAAATCACAAATATTATAATTTATATATTATGTTAAAAGGTATTCTTCATAGACTAGACCACAGTGCTTCTGCCCATGAAGTTGTGGAATGCAATAGTGTTATGAATATAGGAGAACACACAGAGAATTATTTAATGAAAGAATTTGGTAGTTTAAGAGAGGCTCAATCATTTGCTAAATCTAATAGAGATAAAAATATAATATTGATAGCCTCTACAGGTATTGGGAAAACAGAAACTGCTTTAATTTGGATAGATAAAGATAAGGCATTTTTCACTCTACCACTAAGGATAAGTATAAATGCGTTATTTGATAGGGCAAAAAATATATCTGGAGTAGAAGACTCAAATGATACATTCCTAGGATTATTACATTCAACAGCAATAGATTATCTGGAAGAAAGTAATCAGGAGCATTCAAATGAAATTGTAGATTTAGCAAAGCTATTATCTTGTAAACTGACATTTTCCACAATAGACCAAATATTTAAATTCCCTTTTTTGTATAGAGGGTATGAAAAAGTGTACTCAACATTAGCATATTCAAAAGTAGTAATAGATGAAATACAAGCATATTCACCAGAAATAGCAGCTGTATTGGTAAAAGGTATAGAAATGATATATAAGATAGGTGGCAGATTTATGATAATGACAGCTACTATGCCAACTATATATATAGATGAACTAAAAAAAAGAGGTGTAATAGATAGTAACTTAGCTGAATTAACATGTAATGCAGAAAAAATAAGACATTGTGTATCTATTGTAGAAAGTTCAATAAATGAAAATTTAGACAAAATAACACAAAGTGGAATGAGTAAAAAAGTTTTAGTAATAGTAAATACAGTTAAAAGTGCTGTAGAAAAATATGAACTAATAGAAAATATGATTAGTTCAAAAGGAATAGATACTAATATAAATCTCCTACATTCTATGTATATACAAGAAGATAGAGCAAAACTAGAAAAATATATAAAAGAATTTGAAGATAGTGATAGTACTGGAATTTGGATTACCACACAATTAGTAGAAGCATCTCTTGACATTGATTTTGATGAACTTCATACAGAAAACTCAATACTTGACAGTTTATTTCAACGATTTGGCAGATGTTATAGAAGTCGTGAGTATAAAGAAAATAGTCCAAATATATTTATATATACAGAAAAGGCTACAGGAATAGGAAGTATTTATGATGAAAAAATTGTAAAAAATGGGCTTGAGCTATTGAAAGCTTCTATAAATGATAAAGAATATTTAAAGATGGAAGAAAAGTCTAAAGTCGAAATGGTTAAGATATTATACTCTAAAAAAAGCCTAGAAGGTACAGATTTTCAAAAGAAATTTACCAGTGCTTTAAATATATTAGATACTATAACACCATATAGTTTGGGTTCTAAAGATGCACAAAATATACTTAGAAATATTGAAGGATATACAGTAATACCAGAAGATATATATAATAAAATTGAAGAAACTTTAATAAAAAATTATAAAAATTTGGGTGAAGAACTTACAGAGGCATATAGTAATGAAGACCAACAATTAATACATGAAATAAAATCTAAGAGAAAAAAAGTTAGAAGAGAAATAATTAAAAAAAGTGTAAATATACCAAAGTATAAAGCTAAGCAAAATATAGTGGACATAGATGTAAAAGGTCTGGAAGATTTAAAGATACTTTTATATAAATATGATATACATGAAAATGAGCATACAAAACAGATATTTGGTAAAGGCGTTCTTATAGGTAAGGAAATAGACCAGATTATTTGA
- the cas4 gene encoding CRISPR-associated protein Cas4, whose product MWLKFTKEGEFVPIDLEVLKVQGVKINYYYVCKRKLWLFSKGITMEQNSNRVLSGKVVHEDSYKRMKNKEVLVDDILKLDIIKDEYVKEVKISSKMKEADEMQLYYYLYYLKNSMGIEKKGTINYVKEKKQEELILTEEKERIIENTLININEINMKLSPPKIEKKSYCTKCAYYEFCFVKEE is encoded by the coding sequence ATGTGGCTAAAATTTACTAAAGAAGGTGAGTTTGTGCCAATAGATTTAGAAGTATTAAAAGTTCAAGGTGTAAAGATAAATTATTATTATGTATGTAAAAGAAAGCTATGGTTATTCTCTAAAGGAATAACTATGGAACAAAATAGTAATAGAGTATTATCTGGAAAAGTAGTACATGAAGATTCATATAAAAGAATGAAAAATAAAGAAGTACTAGTTGATGATATCCTGAAATTAGATATAATAAAGGACGAGTATGTAAAAGAAGTGAAAATAAGTTCAAAGATGAAAGAAGCAGATGAAATGCAGTTATACTATTATTTATACTATTTAAAGAATAGTATGGGTATAGAGAAAAAAGGAACTATAAATTATGTTAAGGAAAAGAAACAAGAAGAATTAATATTGACAGAGGAAAAAGAAAGAATTATTGAAAACACACTTATAAATATAAATGAAATAAATATGAAGTTATCTCCTCCGAAAATTGAGAAGAAATCTTATTGTACAAAATGTGCTTATTATGAATTTTGTTTTGTGAAGGAGGAGTAA
- the cas1b gene encoding type I-B CRISPR-associated endonuclease Cas1b, protein MYRDYYIISNGNIRRKENTIYYYNLEGEKKILPVEQVDDIHIYGEIDLNTKLINYISKYGVMLHFYNYYGYYSGTYYPRKKNVSGFSLVCQSACYLDKNERLYLAKSFVESASYHILRNMRYYKVDESLIDTIKDELNGLNDVKEISELMGKEGRIRKTYYKSFNQILKDDFEFYKREKRPPKDPVNALMSFGNSIMYTNVLSEIYKTQLDPTISFLHEPSTKRFSLSLDIAEIFKPIIIDTIIFSLINNKRINKSDFEYQDKICYLSEKGKKKFLQEFENKMQTTIKHRNLNRKVSYRMFIRLECYKLIKHFINDEKYKVLKAWW, encoded by the coding sequence ATGTATAGAGATTATTATATTATAAGTAATGGTAATATAAGAAGAAAAGAAAATACAATTTACTATTATAATTTAGAAGGTGAGAAAAAAATATTACCAGTAGAACAAGTTGATGATATTCATATATATGGGGAAATAGATTTAAACACAAAACTGATAAATTATATAAGTAAATATGGGGTTATGCTTCATTTCTATAATTACTATGGATATTATTCAGGTACATATTACCCAAGGAAGAAAAATGTATCAGGATTCAGTTTAGTATGTCAATCAGCCTGCTATTTAGATAAAAATGAAAGGCTATATTTAGCAAAATCTTTTGTGGAAAGTGCGTCATACCATATTTTAAGAAATATGAGATATTACAAAGTTGATGAAAGCTTAATTGATACTATAAAAGATGAACTAAATGGTTTGAATGATGTTAAAGAAATATCAGAACTTATGGGTAAAGAAGGTAGAATAAGAAAAACATACTATAAATCATTTAATCAAATATTGAAAGATGATTTTGAGTTTTATAAGAGAGAAAAAAGACCTCCCAAAGACCCAGTAAATGCTCTTATGTCTTTTGGAAATAGCATAATGTATACGAATGTTTTAAGTGAGATATATAAGACACAACTTGACCCTACAATAAGCTTTTTACACGAACCATCAACAAAGAGATTTTCCTTAAGCTTAGACATTGCAGAAATTTTCAAGCCTATTATAATTGATACAATAATTTTTAGCTTGATTAATAACAAAAGAATTAATAAGAGTGATTTTGAATATCAGGACAAAATTTGTTATTTAAGTGAAAAAGGAAAGAAGAAATTTTTACAAGAATTTGAAAATAAGATGCAGACAACTATAAAACATAGAAATCTTAATAGAAAAGTTTCGTATAGAATGTTTATAAGGTTAGAATGTTATAAATTGATTAAACATTTTATCAATGATGAAAAGTATAAAGTTTTAAAGGCATGGTGGTAG
- the cas2 gene encoding CRISPR-associated endonuclease Cas2: protein MFVIVTYDVVEARSLNRIRKILRKYLTWTQNSVFEGDITDGKLHKCISEIEKVIDNNEDSIYVYEIKNPNSIKKKCYGIDKYSDEMFI from the coding sequence ATGTTTGTTATTGTTACTTATGATGTTGTTGAAGCAAGGTCATTAAATCGGATTAGAAAAATACTTAGAAAATATTTGACTTGGACACAGAATTCTGTTTTTGAAGGAGATATTACTGATGGAAAGTTACATAAATGTATTTCTGAAATAGAAAAGGTTATTGATAATAATGAGGATTCGATTTATGTGTATGAGATAAAAAATCCTAATTCAATTAAAAAGAAATGTTATGGTATTGATAAGTATTCTGATGAAATGTTTATATAG
- a CDS encoding N-acetyltransferase → MIRKSNNKDIDKIMEIWEESTIKAHDFISKDYWKNSYNTVKNEYIPISETFVYDDGEEIKGFISIIDKSFIGALFISTNHQSLGIGSKLLDYAIKEYKNLSLAVYKDNKKAVVFYNKKGFNIVKEQVNEDSGFEEYIMEYSK, encoded by the coding sequence ATGATAAGAAAATCAAACAATAAAGATATAGATAAAATAATGGAAATCTGGGAAGAAAGTACAATCAAAGCACATGATTTTATAAGTAAAGATTATTGGAAAAATAGCTACAATACTGTTAAAAATGAATACATTCCTATATCTGAAACTTTTGTATATGATGATGGAGAAGAAATAAAAGGATTCATAAGCATTATAGATAAAAGTTTTATAGGAGCCTTGTTTATAAGTACAAATCATCAAAGTCTAGGTATAGGAAGCAAACTCTTAGACTATGCAATTAAAGAATATAAAAATCTAAGTTTAGCAGTATATAAAGACAATAAAAAAGCAGTTGTATTTTATAACAAAAAAGGTTTTAATATAGTAAAAGAGCAAGTAAATGAAGACTCAGGATTTGAAGAATATATAATGGAATATAGTAAATAA
- a CDS encoding methyltransferase domain-containing protein: MKQNIGNEGKKIVGKLKKIEVAKLLLNENIDVFKCPLCKDDMITIDKNSMVCINNHCFDISKKGYVNLLNSNTKTIYDKELFESRHEIYNSNVYDNLTEEIKSIVNNYTLNKNINYILDAGCGEGYFSNKLYEDKNINNRCKLIGIDIAKEGISIATRGENKVIWCISDLSNLPFKDNAFDVILNILSPANYKEFTRVLSDDGIIVKIIPESNYLKEIRTSIQGNIKNNDYNNENIVAVFKKHLNVVYESRINYKIDISVLNLMNLVKMTPLTSTLDEEEVLNLMKSGIYNITIDLRVMVATLKK, from the coding sequence ATGAAACAAAATATAGGTAATGAAGGTAAAAAAATTGTTGGAAAACTAAAAAAGATAGAAGTTGCTAAATTACTACTTAATGAAAATATAGATGTATTCAAATGCCCACTTTGTAAAGATGATATGATTACAATTGATAAAAATAGTATGGTATGTATAAATAATCATTGCTTTGATATATCCAAAAAGGGATATGTTAACTTATTAAATAGTAATACTAAAACTATTTATGATAAAGAGCTATTTGAATCAAGACATGAAATATATAATTCTAATGTGTATGACAATTTAACAGAAGAAATAAAATCTATCGTTAATAATTATACTTTAAATAAAAATATTAACTATATTTTAGATGCTGGATGTGGAGAAGGATATTTCTCAAATAAATTATATGAAGATAAAAATATTAATAATAGATGTAAATTAATTGGAATTGATATAGCTAAAGAAGGCATTTCTATAGCTACAAGGGGAGAGAATAAAGTTATATGGTGTATTTCAGATTTATCAAATTTACCATTTAAAGATAATGCTTTTGATGTAATATTAAATATACTTTCTCCAGCAAATTATAAGGAATTTACAAGAGTATTAAGTGATGATGGAATAATAGTAAAGATTATTCCAGAATCAAATTATTTAAAAGAAATAAGGACAAGTATACAGGGAAATATAAAGAATAATGATTATAATAATGAAAACATTGTAGCTGTATTTAAAAAACATCTAAATGTAGTTTATGAAAGTAGAATCAATTATAAAATTGATATAAGTGTGTTAAATTTAATGAATTTGGTTAAAATGACTCCTTTAACATCTACATTAGATGAAGAAGAGGTTTTAAATTTGATGAAGTCAGGGATATATAATATAACAATTGACTTAAGAGTTATGGTTGCTACTCTAAAGAAATAG